The following proteins come from a genomic window of Nicotiana tomentosiformis chromosome 12, ASM39032v3, whole genome shotgun sequence:
- the LOC104117781 gene encoding PLASMODESMATA CALLOSE-BINDING PROTEIN 3-like yields MELAPQISILVVIFCSLNIIIVTIEATWCVVRSDASAQALQRGLDYACSYGADCAPIQSSGLCYLPNTIQNHASYAYNSFYQRKNEAPGSCEFSGTATIAKTDPSYGSCVYPASPRAAGGLIPPEAVGRNNTSGGISIIPILYPPPPTNINVVYGNGSDIPNSQDSKATSPKFWTMASLVPPYLMLLFLHIFQHL; encoded by the exons ATGGAATTAGCACCACAAATATCCATACTTGTAGTCATATTTTGCAGCCTAAATATTATTATTGTGACAATAGAAGCAACATGGTGTGTTGTTAGAAGTGATGCAAGTGCACAAGCTTTGCAAAGAGGTTTAGATTATGCTTGTAGCTATGGTGCTGATTGTGCACCTATTCAATCTTCTGGCCTTTGTTATCTCCCAAATACTATTCAAAATCATGCTTCTTATGCTTATAATAGTTTCTATCAGAGGAAGAATGAAGCCCCTGGCTCTTGTGAATTTTCTGGCACTGCTACTATTGCCAAAACTGATCCAA GCTATGGATCTTGTGTTTACCCAGCTTCTCCGAG GGCTGCTGGTGGGCTGATTCCTCCCGAGGCGGTAGGACGCAACAATACAAGTGGAGGAATCTCGATCATCCCAATTTTGTATCCGCCACCACCAACAAATATAAACGTCGTGTACGGTAATGGATCGGACATTCCCAATTCTCAAGATTCTAAAGCAACTTCTCCCAAGTTTTGGACAATGGCAAGCTTAGTTCCACCATATTTGATGCTTCTCTTCCTTCATATTTTTCAACATTTGTAG